The Acetivibrio saccincola genome window below encodes:
- a CDS encoding DUF896 domain-containing protein, protein MDKDLIERINQLARKSKTAEGLTDKEKEEQKLLRQKYLQNFRVNFKNTLSSVVIVDKDGNRKPLKPKGI, encoded by the coding sequence TTGGATAAGGATTTAATAGAGAGGATAAATCAACTTGCAAGAAAGTCAAAAACTGCGGAGGGATTGACAGACAAAGAAAAAGAAGAACAAAAACTTTTGAGGCAGAAATATTTACAAAATTTCAGGGTAAATTTTAAAAACACTCTAAGCTCTGTAGTTATTGTAGACAAGGATGGAAATAGGAAGCCTCTTAAGCCTAAAGGTATTTGA